A window of Bradyrhizobium sp. AZCC 1610 contains these coding sequences:
- a CDS encoding DUF6489 family protein yields MKVNVEIDCTPLEARQFFGLPDVSPMQTAVMDKMQQQVMANIEKVSPESLIQSWFTFDPKIAERFQDMFVTMAGLGGMGQKDKK; encoded by the coding sequence ATGAAAGTTAACGTCGAAATAGATTGCACGCCGCTGGAAGCCAGGCAGTTTTTCGGATTGCCTGACGTCTCGCCGATGCAGACCGCCGTGATGGACAAGATGCAGCAACAGGTGATGGCCAACATCGAAAAGGTTTCGCCGGAATCGCTGATCCAGAGCTGGTTCACGTTCGATCCCAAGATCGCCGAGCGGTTTCAGGACATGTTCGTGACCATGGCTGGCCTCGGCGGCATGGGTCAGAAGGACAAGAAGTAA
- a CDS encoding esterase/lipase family protein, which translates to MLAETRALFELNSSLLLSPLLLRAPRGDGHPVLALPGFLASDLSMAPMRRYLKELGYDTYAWNMGRNFGGVASKRGALRDLLQRIHESTGRKVSLVGWSLGGVYARDLALQMPDMVRAVITLGSPFANDIRATNATRLYEALSGEAVDDNLEIRQAIAGDLPVPATSIYSRTDGIVNWHTSLLRPSETAENIEVCLASHIGLGVNPAALWAVADRLAQAEGEFKHFDRSGPFAIAYGPPENAQS; encoded by the coding sequence ATGTTGGCAGAAACGAGGGCCTTGTTCGAGCTGAACTCGAGCCTCTTGCTGTCGCCGCTATTGTTGCGCGCGCCGAGGGGCGATGGGCATCCGGTGCTGGCGCTGCCGGGCTTTCTCGCCAGCGATCTCTCGATGGCGCCGATGCGGCGCTACCTGAAAGAACTCGGCTATGATACCTATGCGTGGAACATGGGCCGCAATTTCGGCGGCGTCGCTTCCAAGCGCGGCGCGTTGCGCGATCTCTTGCAGCGCATTCATGAATCGACCGGCCGCAAGGTCAGCCTGGTCGGCTGGAGTCTCGGCGGCGTCTACGCGCGCGATCTCGCCCTGCAGATGCCGGACATGGTGCGTGCCGTGATTACGCTCGGCAGTCCGTTTGCCAACGACATCCGCGCGACCAACGCCACCCGGCTCTACGAGGCGCTGTCGGGGGAGGCCGTCGACGACAATCTGGAAATCCGCCAGGCGATCGCCGGTGACCTGCCGGTGCCGGCGACCTCGATCTATTCCCGCACCGACGGCATCGTGAACTGGCACACCAGCCTGTTGCGTCCCTCCGAAACCGCCGAAAACATCGAGGTGTGCCTCGCCAGCCATATCGGGCTCGGCGTCAATCCCGCTGCATTATGGGCGGTCGCCGACCGCCTGGCGCAGGCCGAGGGCGAATTTAAGCATTTTGACCGATCAGGACCGTTTGCGATTGCCTATGGCCCCCCTGAAAATGCACAATCCTGA